In Solanum pennellii chromosome 3, SPENNV200, a single window of DNA contains:
- the LOC107012076 gene encoding uncharacterized protein LOC107012076, with translation MMMMDGAIAISRFSASNTPLLIRSMATQKPTPSTTKTVTSKKTTTVFPVGEKPRPGNSSSTPPVKLLTRVEQLRLLTKAEKAGLLSAAEKSGLSLSTIERLGLLSKAEELGILSAATDPSTPSALFSLSLGLLAVGPVCVYLVPEDYPWQIGLQVVVALLSVVGGSAAFGASNLVSTLQKVN, from the exons atgatgatgatggacgGCGCCATTGCGATTTCACGTTTCTCTGCTTCAAACACACCACTTCTCATCCGATCCATGGCGACGCAAAAACCAACTCCATCCACTACCAAAACCGTTACTTCTAAGAAG ACAACAACTGTATTTCCAGTAGGGGAGAAACCTAGGCCGGGCAATTCTTCGTCTACACCACCAGTGAAGTTATTGACAAGAGTGGAGCAATTGCGACTGTTAACTAAAGCAGAGAAAGCTGGTTTACTATCAGCTGCTGAGAAATCTGGACTCTCTTTATCGACAATTGAAAGACTTGGTCTTCTTTCAAAAGCCGAAGAATTGGGGATTCTTTCAGCAGCTACTGACCCTTCAACTCCATCAGCACTCTTCAGTTTGAGTTTGGGATTGTTGGCTGTGGGTCCTGTTTGTGTGTATCTGGTGCCTGAAGATTACCCTTGGCAAATTGGTTTGCAGGTTGTGGTTGCTCTTCTTTCTGTTGTTGGTGGCTCTGCAGCTTTTGGAGCCTCAAATCTTGTTTCCACTTTGCAGAAAGTAAATTGA